The Microtus ochrogaster isolate Prairie Vole_2 chromosome 4, MicOch1.0, whole genome shotgun sequence nucleotide sequence TGCTCATTAAAGCTACTCTCTTGATTAGAGCCTTAAGACCCACACGGGAAACTTGGACTTCTGGCCAGATTTCACAAGGACAGTGAGCTCTGAATGGCAGAGTGAAATTGGGCCTtctatatataatgaaaataattttataggttTTGAGaccaaaatttatgaaaatgaagattttttttaagcttctgtTCCATTCCTATGGCCTTGGATGTGACTGTTAATCTTGACTTTTAATATAGTCttgtaatatttaaataaaagtgctACCAAGATCAAGCTGAACAGGTCACACCATAAAATACCTTTAAATGATGCCCACTGTTGTGAGGTGTTTTCTTCTGTAACTTGCAAGACCGGGCCAGTAAAAACCTGGGTGAGAACAATCTTCTGGGGGTGGACCagtggcagagtgcctgcctagcgcATGCCAGGCTAGTTCTCTTACCCCAGACCCACTGCTGTTGATGCTCAACCAAATAGGTgtgggtttcgagacagggtttctctgtaacagctctggctttcATGGAACTCACTccctagatcaggctggcctcacagaagacccacctgcctctgcctcccaagagctgggattaaaggtgtgtgccaccaccacctggcctcaaaATAGGATTTTAGATAGGTAGTGACTGGACTATGCCCTTGGTCCACTGTCTCCATTTTGGTTCTAAAAGCCCAGAAAACTTCCTAGAGGCTATAGCTTCTGTACTGAGCCTACCTGTTGTGATGAGGTCCACAAAGTGACATAGCCACCAcctgccccccgccccccagtcACCCtttgctgggggtgggaggataCAGAGACTTCTGATTTCCCTTTCTGGTCCTGTGACAGTGTTCGGTCCTACGGATTGCCTGGGATTGGAGCAGGTATTGTCCTTGCCTTGGACTGGGCCGGAGTTGCCAGGCAGCTGTGTTATGTGATCCGTGCAGCAAGATGACAGGAAGAACCTTATGTACCAAATGTTTATTAATCTTGCTGTGTTGTAGCCTGCAGTAGCTCTGCTCTAGGACTCAGCACATATAGAAAAATGCAAGGACCCAAGTGGTCCATAGCCATGGTGACCAGCTGACCAGCAAAATCAACAGTCACAGGAAGGGCAGCTGGTGGCTTACAAAGGTCACTTAGGTGGCGAGGCTGAGCCACTGTCCGGCCGCAGGTGCTGGGGTACAGCAACTATTCCACCATCTGTCACTCATAttgcaggagagagaagaatggcACTGGTCCtagcttctctctgcccttcagtGAGGTCAGCTCCACCAGGCTCACACACTCCACCACCTCAGCCCGTAGCTGGCCCAGCAGTTCACAGGCAGCACGCATGGTTCCTGGGGTGAAGGGACAAGGGAAGAGAACGTAGTAAGGCTCTTTGCTGAGTCAGCATCCCAGACAGAGCTTGTCCCCTTGAAACCCGTGGCTCTCACCTCCAGTAGCCAGGAGATCATCTACAACAACCACTCTCTGCCCAGGTTCTAAGGCGTCTTTCTGGATTTCCAGCTCAGCCTGCAGACAGGAAATAGAGTCTAGGAGTTAACAAGTGACCACCACCCCTAGCTTTTCCACATTTCCTAGTGGCATAAAACGGGTTTCAAACTTTCCCACACTGACTCCTAGACAGCTACCCACCTACCTTGCCATACTCCAGGGCATAGGAGGCTGACACTGTGGGGCCCGGCAGTTTCCCACGCTTTCGGATGAGCACACAGCCCAGGCCCAACTCCTGAGCGAGGGAGGGGCCAAACAGGAAGCCCCTGGAATCCAGGCCTGTTAGGGTGAGAGAGGGGTGTTGTTGGAGCTGAGGGGTGTGGGATTTCCAAGAGACCTAGTATTGAGAGAACAGTACTGGCCAGAAATACTAGGTCTTACTAGCTATAGCTAGAAGGCGCTGATGGCTGCTGGGTAGCTTCTTAGTCTTGGGAGTGTTAATCTGCCTTCTGTATAGCTCAGGGACACCTACACTTTTGCCAcctcttttttatttgagacagggttcttctgtagctttggagcctgtcctggaacttgctttgtagatcaggctggccttgaactcagagacctgcctcctgggattataggcgtgtacTGCCACCACCCCGTTTGACACCTCTCAAATGCAGCACTTTATCTGTAGTACAGGGTACAAGATGGGTCACCTCTGGGGAGGCCTCTGAGTACTTGTCAGGGTCACTCTTTGTCTGGAGTTCTCACCATCTGGGTCATGTCTGACTCCCCTGGTGGACATTCAGCAATCCTAGGGTGTTTCTGAAGCCCAATCATGGAGCCTGGTACACCACAGGTGATCAACCCAGACTGTGTAGGAGAGACACTCCATTATAGTCCTGAGGGATAAGCAGCCCCTGAGGCTACCAGACTCTCCTTCTGTCGCAAGGCTATGCATTTTTTAGCATCTAGCAAGTGACTACCCCTAGCAAGGCGGTCCATTTGGAGGTTCCAAGGCCTTCTTCAAAGTTCTCAAAGCACACATATGCTCCTTACAGTCCTGCCGTCAGGCTGCTCAACCTCCCGCTCTTAAAGAGGAAGGTCTGGCCCTGAACATGGACAGAGCAGAGTCCATCTCTAATAGGAACAgacactgaggccagaggaccTAGCAGGGGTGGGAGACGCAGTAATCATCCAGGGTCAACAAGAAATTAAGGCAGGTAAGAACAGATTGCTAAAGGAGGGTCAGGGGTTGAAGAAAGAGGGGCGGAGGGAAGACGGAGGGAAGCCTGGACAGTGGGGAACCAGCACGGCCTAGCGTGGCCACTCGCCTGCGATGTAGTCGATCTTGCTGCCATGTGTAGACTTAAGGTGACTGGCCAGGAGGCGGATGGAAGCTCGGAAGGAGTCGGGGTCTTTCAGGAGGGGCGAGATATCCCTGGGAACAAGGACGGGCGAAGTGGGGAGCGGAGGCCCAGCAAGATCCCCCTCACGACTGCCCACGCGCCTGCGCCGGGAGCCGAGCGCAGGGCGCCAACGCCTCGCGGGCTCGTGACCTCACCTGAACAGCACGCCGGGGATGGGGAAGTCGGGGAAACTGCGGATGCGTCGCGCTACCAGCTGCAACTCAGGTTCCGCCATAGCCGCGtgcaggagggagaaagggcagaGGGAGTGTAAGCAGACCGAGTCACGCCTGTCCGGGAACAAGGGTGGGGCGTCCTCGGTGGGCGGGGCTTCTGGGGCGGGGCGTCCTTAGGGAGTGGTCCTGCACGAGGGGCAGCAAGTGAGGGGGTGGGGCCTCTGGGAGCCGAGAGGGGGGGTTGGCCTCTGGCAGGAAGTAGCACTTTTGCTCGAAACCTAGGTGACATCAAATTGAAAGCCTGGGGTTATTTCTGGGTGGAAAAAGGATACGAGCCTTGGTACCCTTTTGGGTTCTGGCTCCCTCATGCCTGCCTATTCAGTCCCGCTTTTCCCAGGGCCCGCCTTCTGGACCTGGAGTGTACTGTGCTTCCAGCATGCAGTGTGAGGTGACCGAGACTCAACCCTGCTTTCCCACTAGCCTGGAAGGGAGCTGGCGGATAGCTTCAGGTCCAGAGGTGCAAGTGAATTATGGATGGCCTGGAGTAGAGGGGAAAAGCAGGGTAGCACTtcggggtggaggtgggggtagggCCACAGACTCTCTTGTGCTTCTGCAGCAAGATGTATCCTTTTCGCTTTGGGGAGGGGACCAGAAGATCTGGACAGAAGACTGGGCTCTACCTGCCCAGCATAGTACCTGGGTCTACAGGTAGTGATTGGAAGACTGTCCTCCGAGTTAGCATTATCATCTTCAATGGGGTTGTTATTACTCAAAAGAAATCGTTCAGATTAGGGTTATGTTTTGTCAAAGGAGAGGGTGTGAGGAGGGTCTAGTAGATCCCAACTAATCTCTTCCTCACTCCCACCTCCCTGCCTGCTGCAATTCTTCCATTTGTGGTGGTCTCTGGAGGTGctagagtacacacacacacacacacacaaacacacacacacacacacggaaggttAACTGAAGGGGAAGTTGTTATCCATGCTGGATTGAGACTTTCAGTTAGGGTGATGGAGCTGCTTTGGGGTCATCCATGCTCCTGTAATCAATGAGCTCATTGGACCCAATGGTTcctttggtctgtcattggtaTTCTATCTGAGGCACACAGATGTTTATGTCTCTCCAGGAGAAGTTCATACAACAGGCACATGGGCCATCTAATGTACAATGTCTCCCATCATCTCTATTCCAAATACCAGGataggtgggcatggtggcatatacatttaatctcagcactcaggaggcagctataggcggatttctgagttcgaagccagcctaacACATCTCCTGTTCATTTATTCTTGGAACAGAATAATTTATTATAAGGGAATTTATTCTCTCAATCTCTCTTCATTATCATTTTCCAACCTTCACAATTCAGCTTCGGCACTACAGTCATTGCACAGATGTGAGAACTTGTTCAGGATGGACAACTCCCATGAGCCTTCAGGGAAGGGGTTTAGAGATTATATCTTGTAGCCTGCACATGACAGGAGGCAGGTACAGCAGAAGTGGTCCCATAGTGTGCTGAGCCAGAGCCAGAAATTTAGGatgtcatcttcctgtctcttggGGGCAGTGACTGACCTCGCCTTGGACCAGACAATGAAATATCTTTGTCTCTTGTTTGCAGCCGGTGGGAAAAGGGGGGCGGTCACTCCAGGAAGTTGACATGGGGGTGAGGACTGATGCCCAGGTAGATGTGGCTCCTTGGCACAGCACTGAAATCTTCACCTTTGTCGACGACACCAAGGTTGAAATATCTGCAGGCACAGTGAGAAGACAAAGTGACAGCTCTTCAGACCCTGGGCTGCAGCACTGGGTCATGGTCAAGGCCAGCAGGGCACTAAGAACTTCTCTTTCAGTACccagctgggaagatggctgcaGTGCGAGGGAGCAGACTCCGGATCAGGTCTCCAGTATATGCAGCCTTGGACCCTTGCTACTGGCTGCAGAGGCCAGCCAGCCAGTGGTGGGTGGGCAGAGGACAGCTGGTCTCTTTTGCCCATCAATCCCAAGGCCAAAGCCTTCTAGGCACTTGCAGGGCTGGCTGGAGATTCCGATCTTGGCTAATGGGACCAAGAGCACTTCTCAGGGACAGACTCAGGAGGTGTCAGACACTTTCCTAATTTTTCACAGCCTGGTGGTGCCcaattctagaaaatgaaattcaacaaaatgaactcagttaTTCAATCTGGGCACAGTTACAAGATGTGGCCCTTCCGCCTCACCCACCCACTTGACCAGAGTGCACAGACACGGCCATCTCCATGCCTTCCAGAATCCCAGCAATGTGGAGCCCCAGGACCTTCTTCAAGCAGCAGCTCTGGATCTAAGACAAGGGGGTGGCTGGTGGGGTTGCAATCGGAAAGCAAGTAGCAAGGAAAGTGAGGCCCAGTGAGGGAAGCCTCGGGGTAGAACTGCACCCAACTGCCTGCATCTCAGGCAGCTTACAAGTGGGGGAGCCAGGAAAAAGAGGCTGCTATGCCACAGGGAGACTAGGAAGGAGTTAGACTCCCTGttagctagacagacagacacaggggcTCTATGCCTAGGTGATATAGATGATGAATTTCCAAGATGGCCAgcctcttcctcaccctcctgacTCTTTACAAAAGCCCAGCAACTTAAGACACAAGCTTTGTAGGCGGCTGTCTCCCACCAGCAGGACCCCTGCTTTTCAATTGGCTCAACCAGTTCCAGGCCTGCTCAGGACATGTCACACCTTGGGGGCTTGGGGAGGGGCTAGAGTACATAGGAGGGAGCTCTATTGACATAGCAATGGGGAGTCATCCTTGCTGGCTACAGACTTTACAGCATGGCTGCTTTAAGTGACCCCCTCCTCTTCCATGTTCCTGCCTCTAACTCTTCATCCAGGGTCCTATGAGAAAGCCTATGCATTCTTTGGTTCCCCAGAGTAAACATTGGTGGGATGTACCTCCCTTTGTTATTGGGACTTTAGGAGGAGGGGTAGATGTTTCCATCTCCCCTAGGAAGGAGTTTAACAATAACCAGCAACACAGGCACCAGTCTGTGAACGCAGTTAAGAAGTTGGTCCCAGTGAGACCCTCAGAGGAGGCTGGGGCCAACATGGATaattaaatccacttaaaacctgagagagttctagaaggaattctagacacaaaaagaacagagttaaacatggcttcttggtagcagcattttctcaggtgggctctgttagCTAGAGGCAAATGTgtttcatttaagagaggcttcctgactcagctttaactGAAAAAActttgcagcccttttaagaggccccaccacaaaacacttaaatggtgttatGAATAGCCGACAGCAAGCTTCTTGGTGGTAGTAGGAACtctgaaactccacagagttgtagcaataaacatggctcctgccagtacctctgccatgaagctagactctcagaaagctaaggaatggggtggatccagttGTCAAAGCCACTTTAGTCCTAGCCATAtggcttagcaaattaaagactcatgtggtcagagaaagagagatagacagtaaagatagattcagatggggaaaaaaaaactctaaacagtttagagtgtgtttaaaaatacatgtaggcttgggagagaaaagaaaaaggataaagtccttaaaataaaaaagaaagagagtagttgggtgtggtagcgcacacctttaatcccaacacttgtgaggcagaggcaggtggatctctgtgagttcaaggacaacctggtctatgtagttgagtgtcaggacagccaaagatatatagagaaagctagtctcaaaaaaccaaaaattaaaaaataaaaatagaagaaatagagtttaaaataaagccatgcaaagatgaaaaatacatagagagtctggatactgaatgttattgtgttgtctttgaatggtttgatggctgaggaagaagcaacagctgctaaaagacacttgattacaaatgctgctagattaatagaacatatatattttgaaaatgctttgacttcaaattttaagtcaaaagacatgttactttggagaagaggttttgcttttgtttccacaggaaatgggaggctgtggattcattgtgggttaagaaaaatcagatttgatcaaggaagaccccctgaaaagtcTCCAATAGGATCAGATGGCCCAgatgagttctacatccagaacagattcaagactgctggctgagatgattaagcctcacagaatattccagttaggacttgaccataattcaaatttttctttaggtccccataagattatcagcatccctAATCAggaggaagtagcctagaaaactacgtccacattcccaaaaaatggactatggatgtttttcttgtttagagtgttgattacaagttgttatggataaaggtcaggaagaaagctaaacaaaggatattagattcagagttcttattttaaaaggggggggagtgctgtggggcaatggccttttatcctgtcacttatattatttttaataaaatgctgattggccagtagccaggcaggaagtataggtggggcgacagcgatcaggcagaaagtagaggtggggcaacaagaattctgggaagaggttaGTTTGAGTCTGTAGTAgtgacccagatgcagaagaagcaagatgtgactgcctgccaaaaaaggtaccaagccacatggctaacatagacaagaatgggctagtttaagttataagaattaattaataagaagcccaagctactgggccaatcatttttagaataaaaaaagttaataagaagcctgagctaataggccaacaagtttatgattaatgtagacctctgtatgtttttttggggggactgaacagctgtgggactgggcaggacagaaacctctgtcaacaggagGCTGTGCCCGGACCTGAACAAGGCTATTCACCCTCCAATAGTCCTCAGCAGTAATGGGATACTGTGTGTTTCCCTCCCATACTGACCGGAACAATGATTTCCATTTTGGTGCTTGAATGCACCTTGCCAGGCTGAGTTGCATGTGTACAGGGAGCCAAGGTGTCCTCATGGCATGGGACAAGCACACGTAGTCAAGCACAGGCAAGCcctggcatgcatgcatgcatggaccACTCACCATAACAGCCTGGTTACACACATTGAGCTGGGGCTGTCCTGGGACCAAGGACATCTGGTGCTGCTGGACAACCGGGGTGATCCTGCTGAGGGCATCCTGATATTCATCACTGGCAAAGCTAGAGAGAAGGTGGTTCTGGTTACATGGCTATTGTGTCCAAGGTCAATCTGTTCCTGGCAGGCAGCTCAGGAGGTTCACAGACATTCTAGGACATGAAGTGGTCTAGTTTGGAAAACCTGAGACCTCGTGTTGGTCTCTAGAGGTGGGAAGAGCAAGGGTGGCAGTCTGAAGTCAGAGTGGGCTACAGGCTCCCACCATGAGCCTCCCTGGACAGCTGTCTGTACTGTGAGCTGCTCTCCTGTTGTCAGACTTCacaaggggagggaaatgagggcCTAGGAAGCTGAGCCATGGCAGCGAGTCCTCCTCTGTTACTGCCAACATGACCTGTGTGTGATGAGAACCCAGTGGTGTGGGTCGGAGACTGGGCTTCTCCACAAGAACTGCCACAGCAGTGGGTACTATTctgaaacatatacacatatgacaCATGCTTTTTCCTTAGAAGGAACTGTCTTATGTTGAAAAGGAATCAGGTACAGATGGAGAGAAAACACATACAGCCCTAAAGTTCCAGCACAAGCTTCCAGCATTTGATTCATTTTTTACTAAGGTTAATGGAgctgggtgcatgcctttaaccccagcactcgggaagcagaggcagatggatctctgtgagttcgaggccagcctggtctacagagctagttccaggacaggctccaacacagagaacccctgtcttgaaaaaccgcaCAGCCATCTGCTGGACTGTCAGGGAATCTTTAGCTGAGTGTGAAGCAAACCATAGCACACTCACTGTGTGACGTACAACACACACCACTGATATACTCACAATGGAATAAAGAGGGCAGAGCCTGGGGCCGTGTACATGCAGGGTGCCGAGCTCAGGCTGCAGACGAATCTCAGCTATCTGCAACTCAGACTCTGACAAGCCATGGACAGAGAGAATTCTGCATGTGAACCAAGTCCTCAGGTTTCTTTGTGTCTCAGGATGACTGGTGAGAAGATGACCACAAGCTCCCTACCCT carries:
- the Aprt gene encoding adenine phosphoribosyltransferase, which translates into the protein MAEPELQLVARRIRSFPDFPIPGVLFRDISPLLKDPDSFRASIRLLASHLKSTHGSKIDYIAGLDSRGFLFGPSLAQELGLGCVLIRKRGKLPGPTVSASYALEYGKAELEIQKDALEPGQRVVVVDDLLATGGTMRAACELLGQLRAEVVECVSLVELTSLKGREKLGPVPFFSLLQYE